In a genomic window of Canis lupus familiaris isolate Mischka breed German Shepherd chromosome 13, alternate assembly UU_Cfam_GSD_1.0, whole genome shotgun sequence:
- the LOC119874462 gene encoding UDP-glucuronosyltransferase 2B31, translating into MAEEGRDFRRSSASPRMSMKWISVLLGLQLSCYFSSGSCGKVLVWPTEYSHWINVKTILDELVQRGHEVTVLTSSASILVDPNKLSAIKFEIYSAHLSRGDFEALFIKLLNIWIYDMPKDSFWTYFSVMQEIFWEFYECAEKLCKDVVLNKKLMTKLQESKFDLVLADTIIPCGELLAELLKIPLVYSLRFSPGYAFEKHSGGLPLPPSYVPVILSELTDQMTFMERVKNMIYVLYFDFWFQTINEKSWDQFYSEVLGRPTTLYELMRKADIWLIRTYWDFEYPHPLLPHFDFVGGLHCKPAKSLPTEMEEFVQSSGENGIVVFSLGSMVNNMPEERANVIASALAQIPQKVLWRFDGKKPDTLGPNTRLYKWIPQNDLLGHPKTKAFITHGGTNGIYEAIYHGIPMVGIPLFADQADNIVHMKAKGAAIRLDFSTMSSADLLDALRTVINDPSYKENAMKLSRIHHDQPIKPLDRAVFWIEYVMRHKGAKHLRPASHDLTWFQYHSLDVIGFLLACVATAIFVTTQCCLFCCRKVAKTGKKIKKE; encoded by the exons ATGGCAGAAGAAGGCAGGGATTTCAGAAGAAGCAGCGCATCCCCCAGGATGTCTATGAAATGGATTTCAGTGCTTCTGGGGCTACAGCTGAGCTGTTACTTTAGCTCTGGGAGTTGCGGGAAGGTGCTGGTGTGGCCCACGGAATACAGCCACTGGATCAATGTAAAGACAATCCTGGATGAACTTGTCCAGAGGGGTCATGAAGTGACTGTTCTGACATCGTCAGCTTCCATTCTTGTTGATCCGAACAAATTATCTGCTATTAAATTTGAGATTTACTCTGCACATTTATCTAGAGGTGATTTTGAGGCTTTGTTCATAAAACTGCTCAACATTTGGATATATGATATGCCAAAAGATTCATTTTGGACATATTTTTCAGTAATGCAAGAAATTTTTTGGGAATTTTATGAATGTGCTGAGAAGCTCTGTAAAGATGTAGTTTTGAACAAGAAACTCATGACAAAACTACAAGAATCAAAATTTGATCTCGTCCTTGCAGATACTATCATACCCTGCGGTGAGCTGCTGGCTGAGCTCCTTAAAATACCTTTAGTGTACAGTCTCCGTTTCTCTCCAGGCTACGCATTTGAGAAACACAGTGGAGgacttcctctccctccatcctacGTACCTGTTATTCTGTCAGAATTAACTGATCAAATGACATTCATGGAGAGAgtaaaaaatatgatatatgtgCTTTATTTTGACTTTTGGTTCCAAACAATAAATGAGAAGAGTTGGGATCAGTTTTACAGCGAAGTACTAG gAAGACCCACTACACTATATGAGTTAATGAGGAAAGCTGATATATGGCTCATTCGAACCTACTGGGATTTTGAATATCCTCACCCACTCTTACCACATTTTGACTTTGTTGGAGGCCTCCACTGCAAACCTGCCAAATCCCTGCCTACG GAAATGGAAGAGTTTGTCCAGAGCTCTGGAGAAAACGGTATTGTGGTGTTTTCTCTAGGGTCAATGGTCAATAACATGCCAGAGGAAAGAGCCAATGTGATCGCATCAGCCCTTGCCCAGATTCCACAAAAG gttCTATGGAGATTTGATGGCAAGAAACCAGACACCTTAGGGCCAAATACTCGGCTGTATAAGTGGATTCCCCAGAATGACCTTCTTG GTCATCCGAAAACCAAAGCCTTTATAACCCATGGTGGAACCAACGGCATCTATGAGGCGATCTACCACGGGATCCCCATGGTGGGCATTCCCTTGTTTGCCGATCAAGCTGATAACATTGTTCACATGAAAGCTAAGGGAGCAGCTATCAGACTGGATTTCAGCACAATGTCTAGTGCAGACTTGCTCGATGCATTGAGGACGGTCATTAATGACCCTTC GTACAAAGAGAATGCTATGAAGTTATCAAGAATTCACCACGATCAGCCTATAAAGCCCCTGGACCGGGCAGTCTTCTGGATCGAGTATGTCATGCGCCACAAAGGAGCCAAGCACCTGCGGCCAGCTTCCCATGACCTCACCTGGTTCCAGTACCACTCCTTGGATGTGATTGGGTTTCTGCTGGCCTGTGTGGCAACTGCTATATTTGTCACCACACAATGTTGTCTGTTTTGTTGTCGGAAGGTTGCAAAAACtgggaagaagataaaaaaggaGTAG